DNA sequence from the Butyricimonas faecalis genome:
GTTGTTGAGTAAATCTGTATTTTTGCGTTGAAATTAGGATGATATGATAAAAGCTGTATTTTTTGATATTGATGGGACGTTGGTCAGCTTTAAGACACATCGGGTTCCGGATTCCGCGAAAAGGGCGATAGCCGCTTTACGAGCTAAAGGTGTTCGGGTGTTTATCGCGAGTGGAAGACAATTGCTGGCTATTAATAATTTAGAAGATTTACAATTTGACGGTTATGTTACGTTGAACGGGGGATATTGTATTGTGGGAGAGCAAGTGATTTATAAGCACAGTATGCCGTCGGAGGATATGGTTTCTTTGGTGCAATACATGGAAGAACGAGAAAATTTCCCTTGTATTTTTGTGCATGAGAATGCATTTTGTATCAATTACACGGATGAACGGACAGACGAGGTCTTTCGTTTGTTGAATTTTCCGCAACCTCCTACTCTGCCTTTACGGGAGGCTGCCACAGGTGATATTTTTCAGTTGGTGGCTTTTTTCACG
Encoded proteins:
- a CDS encoding Cof-type HAD-IIB family hydrolase; the protein is MIKAVFFDIDGTLVSFKTHRVPDSAKRAIAALRAKGVRVFIASGRQLLAINNLEDLQFDGYVTLNGGYCIVGEQVIYKHSMPSEDMVSLVQYMEERENFPCIFVHENAFCINYTDERTDEVFRLLNFPQPPTLPLREAATGDIFQLVAFFTKEQEKAIMAVMPHCEATRWNPLFSDVIPKGSSKQVGVDKMLDYFGISLDESMAFGDGGNDVLMLKHVGIGVAMGNAEDEVKRAADYVTDSVDEDGVEKALRHFGVI